The proteins below come from a single Aegilops tauschii subsp. strangulata cultivar AL8/78 chromosome 6, Aet v6.0, whole genome shotgun sequence genomic window:
- the LOC141026004 gene encoding uncharacterized protein has protein sequence MDRKKQDFRNLTQGNKSVDAYQREFLDLSRYAEEDIATDARKQEKFRDGLHPDIKLALLVHDFADFATLSLKYLFTQPDLNHRQQRWMEAIAVYNCGISYTPGKANVMADALSRKSYCNNHMVFKAQPRLYEELCKLNLQLVPQGSLNNLVLEPTLLKAIKSAQAKDAHVDLMKKDLALEKSRDFSLGQDGTLYFRDRIVVPRFELMTEKWDKIQMDFVTGLPKSQKGNDAIFVVIDQFSKVAHFLPVKETITASQLANLYISRIVSLHGIPKEISSDRGSIFTSKFWDSFQEVRIVRDNLKADQSRQKSNYDRKHWGSTYQPGEQAYLRVTPLRGTHRFGVMGKLALRYIGPFRILSRRRLVAYQLELPPQFSHVHDVFHVSELRRCFKDPEREVDPELIEVQDDLTYKEHPICFLEEAERRTRQKVTRFLKVQWSNHSKDEATWEREDNLRAEYPNLFPSTS, from the exons ATGGACAGGAAGAAGCAAGATTTTCgtaacctcacccaaggcaacaagtcTGTAGATGCTTATCAACGGGAATTTCTGGACTTGTCAcgttatgctgaagaagacattgcaactgatgctcgTAAGCAAGAGAAGTTTCGTGATGGACTTCACCCTGATATCAAGCTAGCACTGCTCGTTCATGACTTTGCCGACTttgccaccttg AGTCTGAAGtacctgtttactcagccagatctgaaccacCGTCAGCAGCGGTGGATGGAAGCTATTGCTGTCTACAACTGCGGTATATCTTATACCcctggcaaggctaatgtaatggccgaTGCCCTGAGTCGTAAGTCTTATTGCAACAATCACATGGTCTTCAAAGCTCAACCCCGCCTTTATGAAGAGCTATGCAAGCTGAACCTTCAACTAGTTCCACAGGGTTCTCTGAACAACCTTGTCTTGGAACCAACTCTTCTGAAAGCAATCAAGTCTGCTCAAGCCAAAGATGCACATGTTGATCTGATGAAAAAGGATCTTGCATTAGAGAAATCCAGAGATTTCTCACTTGGTCAAGATGGAACCTTATACTTCAGAGATCGCATTGTAGTACCCCGGTTCGAGCTTATGACAGAGAAG tgggataagatccaaatggacttcgtcactggccTTCCCAAGTCTCAGAAAGGTAACGATGCTATCTTTGTCGTCATCGACCAATTCTCGAAGGTTGCTCACTTTCTGCCAGTCAAGGAGACAATCACTGCTAGTCAATTAGCAAACTTGTATATCTCCAGAATTGTGTCACTCCACGGCATTCCGAAGGAGATCAGTTCAGACCGCGGCAGTATATTCACTTCAAAGTTCTGGGATAGTTTCCAAGAG gttcgcattgtcCGGGATAATCTCAAGGCGGACCAGTCCCGCCAGAAGAGCAATTATGATCGTAAACACTGGGGTTCAACTTATCAACCTGGTGAACAAGCTTATTTGCGTGTCACTCCTTTGAGAGGCACTCATCGGTTCGGAGTCATGGGCAAGCTAGCTCTGCGCtacattggtccttttcgcattctcTCCCGTCGTAGACTGGTGGCTTATCAACTGGAGTTGCCACCTCAGTTCTCTCacgttcatgacgtcttccacgtatCGGAACTTCGTCGATGCTTCAAGGATCCGGAACGTGAAGTGGATCCGGAGCTGATTGAAGTGCAAGATGATCTCACATACAAAGAGCATCCGATCTGCTTTCTTGAAGAAGCTGAACGTCGAACACGCCAGAAGGTTACCAGGTTCCTCAAGGTGCAATGGTCAAATCATTctaaagatgaagccacttgggaacgcgaggataaCCTCCGTGCTGAATACCCCAATCTGTTCCCTTCTACCTCTTAA